GTAAAACGGCAATACTTCGTATTTGTCGAAATCGAGCGCCCCGACGACCGATTTCGCCGTCACGACGGACACTTCATGTTCCCCGGACTTCCCGCCGTACACGACCGCGATCCTGATTTTTCGCGCCATGTCGTCGCCTCCGTCAAAACGTGTCGGATATCCGCACGAACGCGTAAGCCGTCCGCTCCGTCCATGCGGGCGAATCGCGATAAGCCCAGAAGCGGTGCCGGCTGTCGGACGTATTCGCGTTGACGAGCGGACGACCGAAACCGTCGCGCGTCGTCACGACCGCGCTGTGCTGAAACCGCCCGTCGCCGTTCCAATCGTAGAAAATGACGTCGCCGACGTCCAGCTCTTCCGGCGACGCAACCCGAATTCCGCGCAAGCCTGTGCGCGATTGCTCCAAATACCGAAGCAGGCTGTCGGCGACCGCCCAGCTGTAACTCCAGCGCTCCGCGCCGCCCACGCGTCCGACGTACCACCAGCCCGTATTCCTGTTCCCAGTATAGTGCATCGGCGCGCCGCCGGCAAACAGGCATTGCGATACGAAATTCGTGCAGTTGACCTCCATCGCCGTATACGCCGGATTTCGCCGGTTCCACCACAGCTCGGCGTATTCCGCGGCGCGACGTCGGTCGTAAAAAGCGCGGACCTCCTCTTTCGGTTTCGTCCGGGCCATGGCGCCGACCTCCCGCCGATTCCGGCTTTCTTCCCTAAATATATGCGAAAAATAATGCGGGCGGGACTTCCCAACCGTCGCATTTTCGGGTATACTGGGAGCAGGTTTTATAGTTTGAAATTCCGTTTCACCAGATGAAACAGATCGCGTTCGACACCGAAATCGCCGTAACGGCCGAAGGAGAGGGTTCATGGTGAATGTCCAAGACCGTTTTCAAATCAAACGCAACTTGACCGTCGACGGCCGGACGTACGCCTACTTCAGCCTGCCCGACCTGGAGCGCGTGTTCCCCGGTATCGGCCGGCTGCCGTTTTCCGTCAAAGTATTGTTGGAAGCGGCCGTTCGTCAGTTCGACGGCCGGGCGATCACCGAAGACCATGTCCGCCTGATCGCGACGTCGGCCGAGCGCCGTCAGGACCGTGAAATTCCGTTTATTCCCGCGCGCATCGTGCTGCAGGACTTTACCGGCGTGCCCGTTGTCGTCGACCTCGCCGCCATGCGCGACACCGTCCGGAAAGCCGGCGGCGACCCGAAGCGGATCAATCCGCTCGTACCGGTCGACCTCGTCATCGACCATTCGGTCATGGTCGATGCGTTCGGGTCGAAAGACGCGCTCGAGACAAACATCGAGCTCGAATTCAAGCGCAATGAGGAGCGTTACCGTTTCCTACGATGGGCGCAAACGGCGTTCGACAATTTCCGCGCCGTCCCGCCGTCGACGGGCATCGTGCACCAGGTGAACCTCGAATACCTCGCTTCCGTCGCGGCGACGAAAACGATCGGCGGCGAGACGCTCGTCTTCCCCGATTCGGTCGTCGGCACCGACTCGCATACGACGATGATCAACGGGCTCGGCGTACTCGGCTGGGGCGTCGGCGGCATCGAGGCGGAAGCGGGCATGCTCGGCCAACCGCTTTATTTCGTCATGCCGGAAGTAGTCGGATTCCGGCTGACCGGCAAGCTTGCGGAAGGGGCGACCGCGACCGACCTGGCGTTGACCGTGACGCAGATGCTGCGCAAAAAAGGCGTCGTCGGCAAGTTCGTTGAATTTTTCGGCCCCGGGCTCGACCATCTGCCGCTAGCCGACCGCGCGACGGTGGCGAACATGGCGCCGGAATACGGTGCGACCGTCGGCTTTTTCCCGGTCGACGAGGAGACGCTCCGCTATCTGCGCCTGACCGGCCGCGATCCGCATCGGATCGCGCTCGTCGAGGCCTATTACCGTGCGCAGGGTATGTTCCGCACGGCCGACATGCCGGACCCGGTCTTCTCCGACGTCATCGAACTCGATCTCGGCGACGTGCGTCCGTCGCTCGCCGGGCCGAAACGTCCGCAGGACCGCGTCGAACTGTCGGCGGTGAAGGAGTCGTTCAACACGATTATCCGGACGCCGGTCGACAAGGGAGGCTACGGCCTGAGCGAGGACAAAATCGCGCAAACGGTGGAAGTGCGCCATCCCAACGGCGAGACGTCGCGAATCCGCACGGGCTCGGTCGTCATCGCGGCGATCACGAGTTGCACGAACACGTCGAACCCGAGCGTCATGATCGGTGCCGGCTTGCTTGCGAAAAAAGCGGTCGAACGCGGCTTGCGCAAGCCGCCTTACGTCAAAACTTCGCTGACGCCGGGATCGCTTGCCGTCACCGATTATTTGATCAACGCCGGTCTCATGGACGCGCTGGAAGCGCTCGGTTTCCACGTCGCCGGCTACGGCTGCGCGACCTGTATCGGCAACAGCGGGCCGCTGCCGGACGAAGTCAGCGCCGCGATCGCCGAACACGACCTGACCGTCGCTGCCGTCCTGTCCGGCAACCGCAATTTCGAGGGTCGCGTCCATCCGCAAGTGAAGGCGAACTATCTGGCTTCGCCGCCGCTCGTCGTCGCGTACGCGCTCGCCGGCACCGTCGACATCGACCTGACGCGCGAGCCGATCGGCGTCGACCGTGACGGACGGCCGGTCTATCTGCGCGACATCTGGCCGACCGACGAAGAAGTGCGAGAGGCGATCGACCGCGCCATGTCGCCCGAACTGTACCGCGCGAAATATGCCGACGTGTTCACGCAGAACGAGCGGTGGAACCGGATCGACGTGCCAAAAGGCGAGCTATACGCCTGGGATCCGAACTCGACGTACATCCAGAATCCGCCGTTCTTCCAGAACCTTACGCCGGAACCCGGCGACATCGCCGACATCCGCGGCGCCCGCGTGCTCGCGCTGCTCGGCGATTCGGTGACGACCGACCACATTTCGCCGGCCGGCAGCATCAAGCCGGACAGCCCGGCCGGACGTTACCTGCTCGAACGCGGCGTCCGCAAAGAAGACTTCAACTCGTACGGCTCGCGCCGCGGCAACCACGAAGTCATGATGCGCGGCACGTTCGCCAACATCCGCATCCGCAACCGGATCGTCCCCGGCGTGGAAGGCGGCTTTACGAAATATTTCCCGACGGGCGATATCATGCCGATCTACGACGCCGCCATGCGTTACAAGGAGGACGGCACGCCGCTCGTCGTCGTCGCCGGCAAGGAATACGGCACCGGCTCGTCGCGCGACTGGGCGGCCAAAGGCACGTTCCTGCTCGGCGTCAAGGCCGTGCTGGCGGAAAGCTTCGAGCGCATCCACCGCAGCAACCTCGTCGGCATGGGCGTCCTGCCGCTGCAGTTCCGCGAAGGCGAAAACGCGCAGACGCTCGGCCTGGACGGCACGGAAACGTTCGACATTCTCGGCCTGTCGAACGACATCCGCCCCGGCACGACCGTGCGCGTCGTCGCGCGGCGCGACGGCGGCGAGACCGTCGAGTTCGAGGCGATCGTCCGGCTCGACAGTGCGGTGGAAATCGATTACTACCGTAACGGCGGCATCCTGCAGACGGTGTTGCGGCAAATGATGAAACAAGCCGGTTGACAGGTCGAAACGCATCATCCGCAAGAAACAGCAAGCCCTTGGCGTTCCCGAGTCCGGGAAACGTCAAGGGCTTCGTACTGCAGGAGCTTATTTCCGGGAATGTCGACATGCGTCCGCTTACCGGTTATGGTCCGCGAGCGCGCGGATTTGATCGA
The sequence above is drawn from the Candidatus Reconcilbacillus cellulovorans genome and encodes:
- a CDS encoding aconitate hydratase 1, translated to MNVQDRFQIKRNLTVDGRTYAYFSLPDLERVFPGIGRLPFSVKVLLEAAVRQFDGRAITEDHVRLIATSAERRQDREIPFIPARIVLQDFTGVPVVVDLAAMRDTVRKAGGDPKRINPLVPVDLVIDHSVMVDAFGSKDALETNIELEFKRNEERYRFLRWAQTAFDNFRAVPPSTGIVHQVNLEYLASVAATKTIGGETLVFPDSVVGTDSHTTMINGLGVLGWGVGGIEAEAGMLGQPLYFVMPEVVGFRLTGKLAEGATATDLALTVTQMLRKKGVVGKFVEFFGPGLDHLPLADRATVANMAPEYGATVGFFPVDEETLRYLRLTGRDPHRIALVEAYYRAQGMFRTADMPDPVFSDVIELDLGDVRPSLAGPKRPQDRVELSAVKESFNTIIRTPVDKGGYGLSEDKIAQTVEVRHPNGETSRIRTGSVVIAAITSCTNTSNPSVMIGAGLLAKKAVERGLRKPPYVKTSLTPGSLAVTDYLINAGLMDALEALGFHVAGYGCATCIGNSGPLPDEVSAAIAEHDLTVAAVLSGNRNFEGRVHPQVKANYLASPPLVVAYALAGTVDIDLTREPIGVDRDGRPVYLRDIWPTDEEVREAIDRAMSPELYRAKYADVFTQNERWNRIDVPKGELYAWDPNSTYIQNPPFFQNLTPEPGDIADIRGARVLALLGDSVTTDHISPAGSIKPDSPAGRYLLERGVRKEDFNSYGSRRGNHEVMMRGTFANIRIRNRIVPGVEGGFTKYFPTGDIMPIYDAAMRYKEDGTPLVVVAGKEYGTGSSRDWAAKGTFLLGVKAVLAESFERIHRSNLVGMGVLPLQFREGENAQTLGLDGTETFDILGLSNDIRPGTTVRVVARRDGGETVEFEAIVRLDSAVEIDYYRNGGILQTVLRQMMKQAG